A region from the Patescibacteria group bacterium genome encodes:
- a CDS encoding undecaprenyl-diphosphate phosphatase, whose product MLSSLHAIILGAVQGLTEFLPISSSGHLVLIPYFFGWNYQGVVFDVALHAGTVVALLVYFGKDWLIIIKNGFTKKSTLVSEAAWPYPRNFLWQIIIASIPAAIIGLLIDKYAGDIRSVLFVAFNFAFFGWLLWFTDKKAKTDLAPEAMTYGKAFIVGLFQSIALIPGVSRAGITLTGSRLIGLGRAEAARFSFLLGTPAIVGAFLLELPKIVKDDLNLSFWLGVIAAAVFGLAAIKFLLGYLKKNDFSLFLWYRIGLALLIAAVFLFRFY is encoded by the coding sequence ATGCTCAGCAGCTTACATGCAATAATCTTAGGGGCAGTCCAAGGTCTGACCGAATTCCTGCCCATCTCTTCTTCCGGCCATCTGGTTTTGATCCCGTATTTTTTCGGCTGGAATTATCAGGGGGTTGTTTTCGACGTGGCTTTACACGCCGGCACGGTCGTGGCGCTCTTGGTTTATTTCGGGAAAGATTGGTTGATAATAATTAAGAACGGCTTTACCAAGAAATCCACTTTGGTCAGCGAAGCTGCCTGGCCGTATCCGCGAAATTTTTTATGGCAAATAATCATTGCTTCCATTCCGGCCGCGATCATCGGCCTGCTGATCGACAAATACGCGGGAGATATCCGCTCGGTTCTTTTCGTTGCTTTTAATTTTGCTTTTTTCGGCTGGCTGCTTTGGTTTACCGATAAAAAAGCCAAAACTGATTTGGCGCCGGAGGCAATGACTTATGGCAAAGCTTTTATCGTCGGGCTGTTTCAGTCGATCGCCTTGATCCCCGGAGTTTCCCGCGCTGGTATTACTTTGACCGGCAGCCGTTTGATCGGCCTCGGCAGAGCCGAGGCGGCGCGCTTTTCTTTTTTGCTCGGCACGCCCGCGATCGTCGGCGCGTTTTTGCTGGAATTGCCCAAGATCGTCAAAGACGATCTGAATTTGTCTTTTTGGCTGGGGGTGATCGCGGCCGCGGTTTTCGGCCTGGCGGCGATCAAATTCCTGCTCGGCTATCTTAAAAAAAACGACTTCTCTTTATTCTTGTGGTATCGGATTGGC
- a CDS encoding PEP-utilizing enzyme: MKKIEKILSRDMTAIDMRAWEIGLLGGLKRWLGWSYSDLIFYFHDKYSDVILLREEHYGKFLNFVLKKIKQDANWFPAEYQKFVSLTREFFSFFSGARKKLSKKISRGEIVDIYQTYCGYMAKHFGPFVVMKWLPIWLEDKPALNKSFSREVKLAVKARQISEKTLPQGRELCALIMEAVAAKLSSVKSLTDFITEKEFLAFLEKGEKPDVKELKKRKAGFICSRRGVFLTGGRPAKAQRILAKSGYSYDFSSLEKIQDFKGQAAFRGLARGRVRLIMIKKEIGDIRKGEILVTSMTTPEYLPAMKKSAAFITDEGGVTCHAAIIAREMKKPCVIGTKIATKVLKTGDLVEVDAINGIIKKLDSFK, translated from the coding sequence ATGAAAAAGATAGAAAAAATTCTTTCCCGGGACATGACCGCGATCGACATGCGCGCCTGGGAGATCGGCTTGCTCGGCGGCCTGAAGCGCTGGCTGGGCTGGTCGTATAGCGATCTGATTTTTTATTTTCATGATAAATATTCCGACGTCATTCTTTTGCGGGAGGAACATTACGGGAAGTTTTTAAATTTTGTTTTGAAGAAAATAAAACAAGACGCGAACTGGTTTCCCGCCGAGTATCAAAAATTTGTTTCTTTGACCCGGGAATTTTTTTCTTTTTTCAGCGGCGCCAGAAAGAAATTAAGCAAAAAAATCAGCCGCGGGGAGATCGTCGATATTTATCAAACTTATTGCGGTTATATGGCAAAACATTTTGGGCCGTTCGTGGTGATGAAATGGCTGCCGATCTGGCTGGAAGACAAGCCCGCGCTTAATAAATCATTCAGCCGCGAAGTGAAATTAGCCGTCAAGGCGCGCCAAATATCGGAAAAAACTTTGCCCCAGGGCCGGGAGCTATGCGCTTTGATCATGGAGGCCGTGGCGGCTAAGTTATCATCAGTTAAGTCATTAACTGATTTTATTACCGAGAAAGAATTTTTAGCTTTTTTGGAAAAAGGGGAGAAACCTGACGTCAAAGAATTGAAAAAAAGAAAAGCGGGTTTTATCTGTTCCCGGCGGGGGGTTTTCTTAACCGGCGGCCGGCCGGCTAAAGCCCAAAGAATTTTGGCTAAATCAGGTTACAGCTACGATTTTAGTTCGCTGGAAAAGATTCAAGATTTTAAAGGGCAAGCGGCTTTTCGGGGTTTGGCCCGCGGGCGAGTGCGATTGATCATGATCAAAAAAGAGATCGGAGATATCAGAAAAGGTGAAATTTTGGTAACTTCCATGACCACTCCGGAATATTTGCCGGCCATGAAAAAATCGGCAGCTTTCATCACTGATGAAGGAGGCGTTACCTGCCACGCGGCGATCATTGCCCGGGAAATGAAAAAACCTTGCGTCATCGGGACGAAGATCGCCACCAAGGTTTTAAAAACCGGCGATCTGGTCGAGGTCGATGCCATTAACGGGATCATTAAGAAGCTTGATTCGTTCAAATAG
- a CDS encoding DUF5011 domain-containing protein — IGVAQAAVSAAVVGEAPGQYTQDSVDTLNAAIAVAQAVTETQAQSEVDAAVSTLTGAVSAFQDSQIPTPNTYAIIASAGDYGSISPSGSVSVTEGSEQDFDFIPEEGYMVSDVFADGVSQGAMNSYIFSDVTSDHTIAVSFMAIPITVISIAPIDDINVANGTALEAVGLPITVSVILSNNETAQLLPVTWDGGLPVYNGNVAGIYAFTGTLALPEGVSPTDLKAGVNVTVADDITPPVISAHENITAEAASASGATVNYRLPSAIDEVDGGVAVVCKPASGSTFPLGTTTVNCSASDNHENTATSSFFVIVKDTVPPVITLIGEPSIIRGFGTTYTEQGASCKDAVDGAIQPVISGTVDTNTAGTYIIKYDCSDAAGNEADQIIRTVIVKEYQAPASPSGGGSSSFVATPCTGVVYGDWGSCVNGIQYRDVLSQAPKFCTLSAGQQAVRTQACGAALTAGGQVLGAKVYAVGSLLRTPDKRIYVVTSTSTVKYISSLKELWQYRGREIFNVSYEIIAQYKQILGVKIYPDGTLLRGPDMKIYVLINGKKNYISSLKELWQYRGRIIYNVSADVIAAY, encoded by the coding sequence AGATTGGCGTTGCGCAAGCCGCGGTCTCTGCCGCTGTCGTCGGTGAAGCTCCCGGCCAATATACTCAAGATTCCGTGGACACTTTGAACGCCGCCATCGCCGTTGCTCAAGCCGTGACTGAAACTCAAGCTCAATCAGAAGTTGATGCCGCGGTTAGCACGCTGACCGGCGCCGTAAGCGCTTTTCAAGATAGCCAAATACCGACCCCTAACACTTATGCTATTATCGCCTCGGCCGGTGACTATGGCTCTATCAGTCCTTCCGGTTCGGTTTCGGTAACTGAAGGCAGTGAACAAGATTTTGATTTTATTCCCGAAGAAGGTTATATGGTTTCCGACGTGTTTGCGGATGGAGTTTCTCAAGGAGCGATGAATTCTTATATTTTTTCCGATGTAACTTCTGACCATACGATTGCCGTGAGTTTCATGGCAATTCCCATCACCGTTATTTCCATAGCTCCTATCGATGACATCAATGTCGCTAACGGCACCGCTCTCGAAGCTGTTGGTTTGCCGATAACCGTCAGTGTCATTTTAAGTAATAATGAAACCGCTCAGTTATTGCCGGTCACTTGGGATGGCGGCTTGCCGGTTTATAATGGCAATGTTGCTGGAATTTATGCTTTCACCGGAACTTTAGCATTGCCCGAGGGTGTTTCTCCGACCGATCTGAAGGCGGGCGTGAACGTGACCGTGGCTGATGATATCACCCCTCCGGTCATCAGCGCTCACGAAAATATTACGGCCGAAGCGGCTTCGGCTAGCGGTGCGACAGTGAATTATAGATTGCCGTCCGCTATCGACGAGGTTGACGGCGGGGTCGCGGTTGTCTGCAAGCCGGCTTCCGGTTCAACTTTCCCGTTGGGGACAACGACCGTCAATTGTTCAGCTTCCGACAATCATGAAAATACCGCCACCTCATCTTTCTTTGTCATTGTTAAAGATACTGTTCCGCCGGTCATTACTCTGATTGGCGAGCCGTCGATCATCCGGGGATTTGGCACGACTTATACCGAGCAGGGCGCCAGCTGCAAGGATGCCGTTGATGGCGCTATTCAACCCGTGATTAGCGGAACAGTCGATACTAATACTGCCGGAACTTACATAATTAAATACGATTGTTCTGACGCGGCCGGCAATGAAGCTGACCAAATAATTCGAACTGTGATCGTTAAAGAATATCAGGCTCCGGCTTCTCCCAGCGGAGGAGGCAGCTCATCTTTCGTGGCCACTCCTTGCACCGGCGTTGTTTACGGCGATTGGGGAAGTTGCGTCAATGGAATCCAATATCGCGATGTCTTAAGCCAGGCTCCTAAATTCTGTACTTTGAGCGCCGGTCAGCAAGCGGTTCGAACACAGGCTTGCGGCGCGGCTCTTACCGCCGGCGGCCAGGTTTTGGGCGCGAAAGTTTACGCGGTCGGTTCGTTATTGCGCACTCCGGACAAAAGAATTTATGTTGTTACTTCCACCAGCACGGTTAAATATATTTCCAGCTTGAAAGAATTATGGCAATATCGCGGCCGTGAAATCTTCAATGTCAGCTATGAAATCATCGCCCAGTATAAACAGATTTTGGGAGTGAAGATTTATCCGGACGGAACTTTGCTCCGCGGGCCGGACATGAAAATTTACGTGCTGATCAACGGCAAAAAGAATTACATCTCCAGCTTGAAAGAATTATGGCAATATCGCGGACGCATAATTTATAACGTGAGCGCCGATGTTATCGCGGCTTATTAG